In one Nicotiana tomentosiformis chromosome 6, ASM39032v3, whole genome shotgun sequence genomic region, the following are encoded:
- the LOC117278773 gene encoding zinc finger BED domain-containing protein DAYSLEEPER-like, producing the protein MLLEEQKNSGDSVMSEMGSLMLEKFKKYWESYSVILSIAIVLDTRYKLKFVKFCFSKLHPEEIANEKVKAIEDNLQLLFKEYLIPSTTTSLSGDQACSSGSNEMRDAFDEFDEFESQLESSTGKTQLDLYLEEANLDRKTNPNLDVLGYWKDNRQRYPELSLMARDILSVPITTVASESAFSIGGRVIEKFQSSILPANAEAKLCTRDWICGREDLDDGSDSDEEDEIAIDLQPYLAKLRVHSIGVKKKELQMTKWMRERENEENG; encoded by the exons ATGTTATTGGAAGAACAAAAAAACAGTGGAGATTCAGTGATGAGTGAGATGGGCTCTTTGATGTTggaaaagtttaagaaatattggGAGTCATATAGTGTCATTTTATCTATAGCTATTGTCCTTGACACTCGATATAAATTGAAGTTTGTTAAGTTTTGCTTTTCAAAGCTTCATCCTGAGGAGATTGCTAATGAAAAAGTGAAGGCTATTGAAGATAACTTACAATTATTATTCAAAGAGTACTTGATACCTTCGACTACAACCTCGTTATCGGGGGATCAAGCTTGTAGTAGTGGTAGCAACGAAATGAGGGATGCATTTGATGAGTTTGATGAGTTTGAAAGTCAGTTGGAGTCAAGTACCGGTAAAACACAACTAGACTTGTATTTGGAGGAAGCTAATCTTGACCGTAAAACAAATCCGAATCTGGATGTACTTGGATATTGGAAGGATAACAGGCAAAGGTATCCAGAACTCTCATTAATGGCACGAGATATCTTGAGTGTTCCAATCACCACAGTAGCCTCTGAATCTGCATTTAGCATAGGTGGTCGTGTCAttgaaaagtttcaaagttctaTTCTTCCCGCAAATGCCGAGGCAAAGCTATGTACTAGAGATTGGATTTGTGGAAGAGAAG ATCTTGATGATGGATCCGACTCTGATGAAGAAGATGAGATTGCTATTGATCTTCAACCTTATCTTGCGAAACTTAGAG TGCATTCAAT TGGTGTAAAAAAAAAGGAATTGCAGATGACAAAATGGATGAGGGAACGAGAAAATGAAGAGAATGGATAG